The Pseudanabaena galeata CCNP1313 genome includes a region encoding these proteins:
- a CDS encoding GAF domain-containing protein encodes MFTSVDPLAHLPLTSTIILDPLVVEPETTVMEAIAKMHREKAHYLLVVKSEHLLGIFTEQDVLRLIAQRHLPHNLDNSLIGEVMSSPVVTLQEAAFTDALVAINLFQKYQIRQLPIVDRGDRLVGVVTSESMQSYASHQQTEMDYRKLMQELTSFKIGLDQAALVAITDVKGVITYVNDQFCEVSGYSRDELMGKTHRLIKSSYHPSAFFQDLWQTISHGQVWRGEICNRTKNGSLYWVDSTIVPFTDSQGRAQHYLAVRVDITARKLAEAALKSSETRFRRVFESNIVGMMFTDFSGQITDANDRFLDLLGYSRQDLSDKRISWETITPAEYLPSDLHALQHLKLSRVIAPWEKVYYHKDGHLIHVLIGVAMLAEDDCVCVVVDISDRKQAEEMIRQQVSRETLLREITQRIRQSLDIHTVFNTACQEIRSVIQADRVGIFKFYPDSGFSDGEFVAESVGEGFVSAMAIPIHDHCFGEKYAPLYLQGRYAAMSDIYQLQEQCHTDVLARFQVRANLVMPLFYGEQLWGLLCIHQCSSSRCWHPSEINFIQQISVQLGISLQQTSLYEQVQIELRIRKQAELELQQKAEQSKLLQTITQRIRSTLNLDAILKTTVEEVHRVLNSDRVLVYRVFPDKTGAVIAESVSPQWMSTLESSFPEEVFPQVNYDRYVQGRIFALRDREADPLEVLPCLADFLADLEVRAKLVVPIIQNEALWGLLIAHQCDRPRLWQAWESNLLQQIAGQLAIAIQQADLLEQLQQELRDRQQTQQVLTEINQRLAVSNEELARATRLKDEFLANMSHELRTPLNAILGMTEGMQEQVFGKISNAQVKALQTIERSGSHLLELINDILDVAKIESGQIELEYSTISVESLCQSSLTFIRQQAVKKSIQLETKLSPNLPELIVDERRIRQVLINLLNNAVKFTSEGGCITLEASCQPLSVEMQKAWGSGNLPESNFTRYIHIAIRDTGIGIAPENISKLFQPFIQIDSALNRQYQGTGLGLALVKRIVEMHGGKVMLSSELGVGSCFTVILPCAEMTASPISITVERQAEAMSFEPDQSQQNPHPPVILLVEDNEANIITISSYLTAKGYVMVFANNGEEAIALAQSANPDLILMDIQMPVMDGLEATKQIRQIPSLDHVPIIAITALAMDNDVERCLAAGANDYLSKPIKLRQLTKIIQQFLTSDFYRSERSNPSQESF; translated from the coding sequence ATGTTTACCTCTGTCGATCCGCTAGCCCATCTACCACTAACGTCCACGATCATTCTTGACCCGCTTGTTGTTGAGCCTGAGACGACTGTGATGGAAGCGATCGCGAAAATGCATAGAGAGAAAGCGCACTACCTGTTAGTAGTAAAAAGTGAGCATTTGTTGGGCATTTTCACTGAACAAGATGTCCTCAGACTGATCGCCCAACGACACCTCCCACATAATTTAGATAATTCATTGATCGGGGAAGTGATGTCTTCTCCCGTGGTTACCTTGCAAGAGGCAGCTTTTACCGATGCGTTAGTGGCAATTAATTTATTTCAAAAATATCAAATTAGGCAGTTGCCGATTGTCGATCGGGGCGATCGCCTAGTGGGGGTAGTAACTTCCGAAAGTATGCAAAGCTATGCTTCGCACCAACAGACCGAGATGGATTATCGGAAGTTAATGCAAGAGTTAACCTCATTTAAGATAGGACTTGACCAAGCGGCGCTCGTGGCAATTACCGATGTTAAAGGCGTAATTACCTATGTCAATGATCAGTTTTGCGAGGTATCTGGATATTCTCGCGATGAACTTATGGGAAAGACCCATCGCCTTATTAAATCTAGCTATCATCCCTCTGCCTTCTTTCAAGATCTGTGGCAAACAATCTCTCATGGTCAGGTTTGGCGAGGTGAAATTTGCAATCGCACTAAGAATGGCAGTCTGTATTGGGTTGATAGCACGATCGTTCCTTTTACTGATAGTCAAGGTAGAGCACAGCATTATCTAGCGGTTCGGGTTGACATCACAGCCCGTAAGCTTGCCGAAGCCGCTTTAAAATCAAGTGAAACCCGCTTCCGTCGAGTTTTTGAATCTAACATTGTGGGGATGATGTTTACCGACTTTAGCGGTCAGATTACTGATGCGAACGATCGCTTCTTAGATCTACTGGGCTACAGTCGCCAAGATCTGAGCGATAAGCGGATTAGCTGGGAAACTATCACCCCTGCCGAATATCTGCCAAGCGATCTCCATGCGCTCCAGCATCTGAAACTTAGTCGTGTGATTGCACCTTGGGAAAAAGTCTACTATCACAAGGATGGACATCTCATTCATGTGCTGATTGGGGTGGCGATGCTCGCTGAAGATGATTGCGTCTGTGTGGTGGTGGATATTAGCGATCGCAAACAAGCTGAAGAGATGATCCGTCAACAGGTATCGCGAGAAACACTTCTACGGGAAATCACCCAACGGATTCGTCAATCTCTTGATATCCACACTGTCTTTAATACGGCTTGTCAGGAAATTCGTTCTGTAATTCAGGCTGATCGAGTCGGTATTTTTAAGTTTTATCCAGATTCTGGTTTCAGCGATGGCGAATTTGTCGCTGAGTCAGTGGGAGAAGGTTTTGTCTCCGCCATGGCAATTCCTATCCATGATCATTGCTTTGGCGAAAAATATGCCCCCCTTTACCTACAGGGACGCTATGCCGCCATGTCAGACATTTATCAATTACAGGAACAATGTCATACGGATGTTCTCGCACGGTTTCAAGTGAGAGCCAATCTAGTGATGCCCTTATTTTATGGTGAGCAGCTTTGGGGACTGCTTTGTATCCATCAATGTAGTTCATCGCGATGTTGGCATCCATCCGAAATTAATTTTATCCAGCAAATATCTGTTCAATTGGGAATCTCTCTGCAACAAACAAGTTTATATGAACAGGTACAAATAGAGTTGCGGATTCGTAAGCAAGCAGAACTGGAGCTACAACAAAAAGCGGAACAGTCAAAATTATTGCAAACAATCACTCAACGGATTCGATCCACGCTGAATCTAGATGCAATCCTCAAGACCACCGTGGAAGAGGTTCATCGGGTATTAAACTCAGATCGAGTATTAGTTTATCGAGTTTTCCCAGACAAAACAGGTGCGGTGATTGCTGAATCTGTCTCACCTCAATGGATGTCAACTTTAGAAAGTAGTTTTCCTGAGGAGGTTTTTCCACAAGTTAATTACGATCGCTATGTCCAAGGCAGAATATTTGCCCTCAGAGATCGCGAAGCTGATCCTCTGGAAGTGTTACCCTGCTTAGCTGATTTTCTGGCTGACTTAGAGGTTCGCGCGAAACTCGTTGTGCCAATTATTCAAAATGAGGCTCTCTGGGGATTGCTGATTGCCCATCAATGCGATCGCCCACGCCTTTGGCAAGCATGGGAGAGTAATCTCCTCCAACAGATTGCTGGTCAGTTAGCGATCGCTATTCAACAAGCAGATTTATTAGAACAATTGCAACAGGAACTTCGCGATCGGCAACAAACACAGCAAGTCCTCACCGAAATCAACCAACGCCTAGCCGTCTCAAATGAAGAACTAGCCAGAGCCACCCGACTCAAAGATGAATTTTTGGCTAACATGAGCCATGAACTCCGTACTCCACTTAATGCAATTCTGGGAATGACAGAGGGAATGCAAGAGCAAGTATTTGGTAAAATCTCTAATGCCCAAGTCAAGGCTCTCCAAACGATTGAGCGTAGTGGATCTCACTTACTAGAATTGATTAATGACATTCTTGATGTCGCCAAAATCGAATCAGGACAGATTGAGCTAGAATACTCCACCATTTCTGTAGAATCTCTCTGTCAATCCAGTCTTACCTTTATTAGACAGCAAGCTGTTAAAAAATCAATCCAACTAGAAACTAAACTATCCCCGAACTTACCCGAATTAATTGTTGATGAACGGCGCATCCGTCAAGTTTTGATTAACTTACTAAATAATGCTGTCAAATTTACGTCAGAGGGTGGCTGCATTACCTTAGAGGCAAGCTGCCAACCGCTATCTGTTGAGATGCAAAAGGCTTGGGGGTCTGGTAATCTCCCAGAATCTAACTTCACTAGATATATTCACATTGCCATACGTGATACAGGTATCGGTATCGCTCCAGAAAATATCAGTAAGCTGTTTCAACCCTTTATCCAAATCGATAGCGCCCTCAATCGCCAATATCAGGGAACAGGTTTGGGTCTGGCGCTAGTAAAGCGGATTGTGGAAATGCATGGAGGCAAGGTAATGTTATCTAGTGAATTGGGGGTGGGAAGTTGTTTTACTGTGATTCTTCCCTGTGCTGAGATGACAGCATCACCTATATCGATAACTGTGGAGCGTCAGGCTGAAGCGATGAGTTTTGAGCCTGACCAAAGCCAGCAAAATCCTCATCCTCCTGTGATTTTGCTCGTCGAAGATAACGAAGCCAACATTATTACAATATCTAGCTACTTAACTGCCAAAGGCTATGTCATGGTTTTTGCGAATAACGGAGAGGAGGCGATCGCTTTGGCTCAGTCGGCAAACCCTGATTTAATTTTAATGGACATTCAAATGCCTGTAATGGATGGATTAGAAGCCACGAAACAGATTCGCCAAATCCCTAGTCTTGATCATGTTCCGATCATTGCCATCACTGCTCTAGCCATGGACAATGATGTAGAGCGTTGTCTTGCCGCAGGGGCAAATGATTATTTAAGTAAACCTATTAAGCTGAGGCAATTAACAAAAATTATTCAACAATTTTTAACTTCTGATTTTTACAGATCTGAGCGCTCAAACCCAAGCCAAGAGAGTTTTTAA
- a CDS encoding two-component system response regulator — protein sequence MKKPSILVVDDEPDNFDVIETLLSTSEDFEQENQDYNLHYAANGKDAISSLEIFQPDLILLDVMMPDMDGIEVCRRIKAMPQWSAVPIIVVTALTTKKDLAQCLFAGADDFISKPVNRLELTARVRSMIRIHQQYQQLATFNTQLEAMVQSRTAQLQNMLLEDTLTKLPSRTFLVQELKKRLQTGDSSLALVYIDCDQFKLVNGSFGHAVGNQLLIAIAQRLQKHLRPRDLLARMGGDEFCFLLQGIEEEISLEPFLQEILQSFTQPFTVANCEIFITVCMGIALGKYSDHKPEELLQDADTAMYQAKLRGKDSHQIFDRQMHLAMYNRLILENDLQRALELQEFILFYQPIIELQTQKLVGFEALVRWRHPERGMVSPAEFIPSMEMTGLIVPVGMLVFKQACEQLYAWQQQGWTELTMSINLSVRQFSCTTLLADIDHIIAETQANPAHIKLEITESAIMDNAETAIAITKELRSRQIQISIDDFGTGYSSLGYLHRFPVDNLKIDRSFVSQIQTENRNYHVVDTIIALSNQLGLAVIAEGIETKEQLEWLQKVGCQYGQGYLFSKPLPASEVEKVYLQSTPL from the coding sequence ATGAAAAAACCTTCAATCTTGGTTGTGGACGATGAACCTGATAATTTTGATGTGATTGAGACGCTGTTAAGTACCAGCGAGGACTTTGAACAGGAAAACCAAGACTATAATTTACATTACGCGGCTAATGGTAAAGATGCGATCTCATCCCTAGAAATATTTCAGCCCGATCTGATTTTGCTAGATGTGATGATGCCTGATATGGATGGCATTGAGGTTTGTCGGCGTATTAAAGCGATGCCCCAATGGAGCGCAGTGCCGATTATTGTGGTGACGGCTTTAACTACCAAAAAAGACCTTGCTCAATGTTTGTTTGCGGGAGCCGATGACTTTATTAGTAAACCTGTCAATCGGTTGGAGTTAACCGCAAGAGTGCGATCGATGATCCGCATTCACCAGCAATATCAACAATTAGCAACCTTCAATACTCAATTAGAGGCGATGGTGCAGAGTCGTACAGCCCAATTGCAAAATATGCTTTTGGAGGATACTCTCACGAAGTTGCCGAGTCGAACATTCTTAGTTCAAGAACTCAAAAAGAGGTTACAAACGGGAGACTCATCTCTGGCGCTAGTTTATATAGACTGTGATCAGTTTAAACTGGTGAACGGCTCCTTTGGTCATGCGGTTGGTAATCAGTTACTGATAGCGATCGCCCAACGTTTACAAAAGCATCTGCGTCCCCGCGACCTATTAGCAAGAATGGGTGGCGATGAGTTTTGTTTTCTATTACAGGGAATTGAAGAAGAAATATCCCTTGAGCCATTTCTGCAAGAAATCCTCCAAAGCTTTACTCAACCCTTTACTGTGGCAAATTGTGAAATCTTCATCACTGTTTGCATGGGAATTGCTCTGGGCAAATATAGCGATCATAAACCTGAAGAACTCTTGCAAGATGCAGATACAGCAATGTATCAAGCCAAATTACGCGGCAAAGACAGTCATCAAATCTTTGATCGTCAAATGCATCTTGCTATGTACAATCGCCTGATTTTAGAGAATGATCTTCAGCGAGCGCTAGAACTACAGGAATTTATTCTCTTTTACCAACCAATCATCGAGTTGCAAACTCAAAAACTAGTAGGATTTGAAGCCTTAGTAAGATGGCGACATCCTGAACGGGGAATGGTTTCACCAGCAGAATTTATTCCTTCTATGGAGATGACGGGCTTAATCGTACCTGTGGGGATGTTGGTATTTAAGCAAGCTTGTGAGCAACTTTATGCATGGCAGCAGCAAGGCTGGACAGAACTAACCATGAGTATCAATCTTTCAGTGCGCCAGTTTTCTTGCACAACGTTACTTGCTGATATTGATCACATCATTGCGGAAACCCAAGCTAATCCCGCCCATATCAAGTTAGAAATTACCGAAAGTGCGATTATGGATAATGCGGAAACAGCGATCGCTATCACCAAAGAATTGCGATCGCGGCAAATTCAAATCAGCATTGATGATTTTGGAACGGGGTATTCTTCTCTTGGTTATCTGCATCGGTTTCCCGTTGATAATCTCAAAATTGATCGCTCCTTTGTGAGCCAAATTCAAACCGAAAATCGTAACTATCATGTCGTTGATACGATCATTGCGCTAAGTAATCAGCTTGGCTTAGCCGTAATTGCGGAAGGAATAGAGACTAAGGAGCAACTTGAATGGTTACAAAAAGTTGGCTGTCAGTATGGACAGGGCTACTTATTTAGCAAACCTTTACCTGCCTCAGAAGTCGAGAAAGTTTATTTGCAATCTACCCCCCTTTAA
- a CDS encoding phosphoketolase family protein, translating into MVATPETTNAATPAFCEGIQYFGEPLEGFDELGRIPVLSPDKSGVTDPSDRAAVFQTLLAADALRYLTLQVTASKASGHPGGFASSAEAVAAFYMLGHKNMPTEVGHHAPGYYSAMFLDRSLEDMGISTVSQMRERYREKHGLLGHLSGYIPGILAPAGPLGQGQHFAMAAALLHRDKLFPVTMGDGGMGEPYPISSIAHFHTAYPEVTNFIPILVWNGFSQEHHSMVSTKTNAEMIAFWKGNGFDEVILVDAKDFDDQHQEGDYIDSTAFSLKQRLAFTEAVLVGVDKAAKLAFGGKLTVFIIKQLKGAGVHARGAKSHNLYAHHTLDNADVVAGLKSRALNPEAWQTVRTNLEWAGGGSSSKTAVTESVLALTDLGTLPLEEYAAGEAKISTTAMGRLVGYVGQTDKRYIVTNADGNEASGIANINQALKINHPTTDALYNQEPGGQVYEPLSEDACAGLAVGLALMGSRTLWCSYESFAINGLPIWQTVTQAMAELRRPTPATVCLFTAGALEQGRNGWTHQRPEIEGYFAAMMRNGNVFPLFPLDANSIQVCYDWALKAVNKGVVITASKSPLPIRTTFEQTRQALEDGAIALQEIAGEKKVVFAVIGDMMLLPVYEAAQKLAEQGIGSKIVSVVSPRRLYRSTDVAWDTCSEPDGKFLSDADFEAFFGGDALVGVVGGASALLEPVMLRSNSKRDIFSWKRGETTASAGQLFDFNGMNAEAICDRAKQLIS; encoded by the coding sequence ATGGTCGCAACCCCTGAAACCACAAACGCAGCCACTCCCGCCTTTTGTGAAGGCATTCAGTACTTTGGCGAACCGTTGGAGGGGTTCGACGAGCTAGGACGTATACCCGTTCTTAGCCCTGACAAATCTGGTGTTACCGATCCAAGCGATCGCGCTGCGGTGTTTCAAACCTTACTAGCGGCTGATGCATTACGCTATCTCACCTTACAAGTCACAGCCAGCAAAGCATCAGGTCACCCTGGTGGGTTTGCTAGTAGTGCTGAAGCAGTAGCTGCCTTCTATATGCTTGGTCATAAGAATATGCCCACAGAAGTGGGACATCATGCCCCCGGATATTACAGCGCCATGTTTCTTGATCGCTCCCTAGAGGATATGGGCATCAGCACTGTAAGTCAAATGCGCGAAAGATATCGGGAAAAGCATGGCTTACTTGGTCATTTGTCGGGATATATCCCCGGAATTCTAGCGCCTGCGGGTCCCCTTGGACAGGGGCAACACTTTGCGATGGCGGCAGCGCTGTTACATCGTGACAAACTTTTCCCAGTAACGATGGGTGATGGTGGCATGGGTGAACCCTATCCAATTAGTTCGATCGCCCATTTTCATACCGCCTATCCTGAAGTTACCAATTTCATTCCGATACTAGTTTGGAATGGGTTTAGCCAAGAACATCACAGCATGGTTTCGACAAAGACCAATGCCGAAATGATTGCTTTTTGGAAAGGGAATGGCTTTGATGAAGTGATTTTGGTTGATGCTAAGGATTTTGATGATCAGCATCAGGAAGGAGATTATATTGATAGTACTGCCTTCTCTTTAAAGCAACGTCTTGCCTTTACGGAAGCAGTTCTCGTTGGTGTAGATAAAGCGGCGAAACTTGCCTTTGGTGGGAAGCTGACTGTATTTATCATCAAGCAACTTAAAGGCGCAGGAGTTCATGCACGCGGCGCAAAATCCCATAATCTCTATGCTCACCACACCCTTGATAATGCCGATGTGGTTGCGGGTCTAAAATCCCGTGCGCTCAATCCTGAAGCATGGCAAACCGTTCGCACCAATTTAGAATGGGCTGGCGGTGGTTCTTCTTCTAAAACTGCGGTTACGGAATCAGTCCTAGCATTAACGGATTTGGGAACTTTGCCTCTCGAAGAATATGCTGCTGGCGAAGCCAAGATCTCCACAACCGCCATGGGACGCTTAGTTGGTTATGTCGGACAAACCGATAAGCGCTATATCGTCACCAATGCCGATGGGAACGAAGCTTCAGGAATTGCCAATATTAACCAAGCCCTGAAAATCAATCACCCCACCACTGACGCTCTCTATAATCAAGAACCTGGTGGACAGGTTTACGAACCTCTGAGCGAAGATGCCTGTGCAGGTTTGGCTGTCGGCTTAGCGTTGATGGGTAGCCGGACTCTCTGGTGTTCCTATGAATCCTTTGCAATTAATGGACTTCCCATTTGGCAAACCGTCACTCAAGCAATGGCTGAGTTGCGTCGTCCCACACCTGCAACGGTATGTCTATTCACCGCAGGAGCCTTAGAGCAAGGACGTAATGGCTGGACACACCAACGCCCTGAAATCGAAGGTTATTTTGCCGCGATGATGCGAAATGGCAACGTGTTCCCACTATTCCCTCTTGATGCTAATAGCATTCAGGTTTGTTATGACTGGGCTTTGAAGGCAGTAAATAAGGGCGTGGTGATTACGGCTAGCAAATCTCCTTTGCCAATCCGTACTACCTTTGAGCAAACCAGACAGGCTCTAGAGGATGGCGCGATCGCTTTGCAAGAAATTGCAGGTGAGAAGAAGGTCGTCTTCGCTGTCATCGGTGACATGATGTTGCTTCCTGTTTACGAAGCTGCCCAAAAGCTGGCGGAACAAGGGATCGGCTCCAAAATTGTCTCAGTTGTTAGCCCTCGTCGCCTTTATCGGTCAACTGATGTAGCTTGGGATACTTGCTCTGAGCCAGATGGTAAGTTCCTAAGTGATGCTGATTTTGAGGCTTTCTTTGGTGGTGATGCTTTAGTTGGTGTTGTGGGTGGTGCATCGGCACTCCTTGAGCCAGTGATGCTCCGCAGCAATAGCAAGCGCGATATTTTCTCTTGGAAGCGCGGCGAAACAACGGCTTCGGCGGGTCAATTGTTTGATTTTAATGGCATGAATGCTGAGGCGATTTGCGATCGCGCCAAGCAGTTGATTAGCTAA